The sequence CTGCTGCTTCGATGATAAGGCTGCCGGCAAGGATGACCTTTTTTTCTGCGGATAACTGTTTCATCCAGCTAACTGTCGGCCCATCCATGGTTTCGGCAAATTTTTCGGGCTGCATACTAAAGCCGGTGCTGAACATTTCGGGCAGCAATACGATCTCGGTCCTTTCGGTTATCGCCCTGATCTTTCGGTCGAACATGGCCAGGTTAGCCGGTTTATCTTCCCAGGATAAATCGGTCTGGATGGTGGTAATGGTCAATGAAGACATACCACTAAGTTAAATTAACCGTCTGCCTTCCCGCCCAATTTTTTCAGGGTTTCCTGTATCACCGGCCACTCGTACCCTTTATATAATAGGTAGTCCTGGGTTTTCTTTATTTGCTCCTGCCTTCCGGCAGTTGACAGGCTTTCCCATTTTTTTTGGGCTACTTTTTCAAGGGCGGCCCGGTAATCCTCCTCGGATATCTCCTTCAGGGCCTTTTTAATGCAGTACTCACTCACCTGCCTTTGCTTCAATTCGTTCTGGATCCGGTTACGACCCCAACTTTTCATCCGGAACTTTCCTCCTGCAAATTGAATGGCAAAGCGCTCCTCGTTCAGGTAATCTTCTTCAATGAGCTGCGACAGGAGCTGTTCCACCTGGTTTTTATACAGGCCAAAGCCATATAGCTTTTCCTTCACTTCCTGGTGACAACGCTCCTGGTAGCCGCAATAGTGCCGTGCTTTTTGCAGGGCCTGCTCCGGACTGATCGACTTCGAATATGCCATGTTGCAAAGTTGGGTGAAAAGGGAACGTGGAAAAAACCCAAAATTGTGTAGTTTCGTCCCTATCTATAAATCGAACCAGCTTTATGAAGTTTATCGTTTCCTCATCGGCCTTATTGAAGCAACTGCAACAGATCAGCGGTGTAATTAACGCAAATACTGTTTTGCCTATTCTCGAAGATTTTCTGTTTGAAATTGACAAAAACAAACTGAACGTAGTAGCTACCGACCTGGAAACAGTTATGCGGGTACAGATGGATATTGAAGCCAAGGAAAGCGGACGTGTGTGTATTCCTGCCAAGATATTGATCGATTCCTTAAAAAATATTGCTGACCAGCCGCTTACGTTTACCATCGATAAAAATTTTGGCATTGAGATCACCAGCGATAATGGTAAGTATAAGGTAATGGGCGAGAACCCCGATAATTTCCCGAAAGAGCCTTCTGCTGATGATACCACCTCTTTTGAAATGAGCAGCAGCGCACTGGTTACCGGTATCAACAAAACCCTTTTTGCCGTTAGCAGTGATGATCTTCGTCCGGCGATGACCGGCGTGTTTTTTGAACTCGATAAAAACTTTATCCAGTTTGTGGCTACTGATGCGCATCGCCTGGTTCGTTATAAAAGGACTGACGTAAAATGTAAGAAGAACGAAACTTTCATTGTTCCGAAAAAGCCCCTTAATATCCTCAAAAGTGCATTGCCGGATAATGATGATGTACTGACTGTGAGCTATAATAGTAATCACCTGTTTGTTACCCACGGTAATACACAAATGAGTTGCCGCCTCATCGATGCCCGTTTCCCCGATTATAAAGTGGTGATCCCGGTCGATAACCCGTATAAAATGGTGGTGACCAAAACCGACTTCCAGGGTGCTTTGCGCCGTGTTAGTGTATTTAGTAATAAAAGCACCAACCAGGTCGTGTTAAATATCACCGGCAGTGAACTGCAACTTGCCGCACAGGATATCGATTTTAGCTTTGAAGGTACTGAGCGGATGAAATGCCAGTATGATGGTGAAGACCTTTCCATCGCATTCAACGCCCGTTTCCTGATCGAAATGCTGAATGCGGCTGACAGCGATGAAGTTCGCATGGAATTGTCTACTCCTACTAAAGCTGGAATTATTAAGCCGATGGAAGCAGATGAAAATGAAGAACTGCTCATGCTGGTAATGCCGCTGATGTTGAATGCCTGATTTTTCACATCATGATGTTTTCCCAGATCAGATCATACGACAACTATATTGTTGCCAACCTGCAACTGAACCTGCTGAAGGATCATGGTATTTCCTGTTACCTCCAGGATGAACATACTATTACAATAGATCCTTTACTGAGCCCGGCTATTGGTGGGATGAAACTCATGGTGGTGGACAATGACATGGAAAAAGCCAGCGAGCTCCTCGATTCTGTGGAAGATGATTACCTCAAAACCGTGGCTTGTCCGGTTTGCCACCACACTTCCCTTGAAAAAATAACGCATGTTGATCATCCAACCGGATTTTGGCCAAAATTAAAAAACCGGTTGATCGGTGGTTCTCCTGCTTCTTTTAAAACCTACTACCATTGCACCTCTTGTGACCAAACCTTTTCTTCCCTTCCCGTTTGAGCGGAGAATGGAAATCCTTTCTTAATTTAACAGGAAGATTGCCATTATGGAAAAATTCATGGAATACTGGTCACATATTCCTTCCGCCCACCGTGTACTGATATTAATGGGCGGAATGATTTTTTTCTGGTTGCTGGAAGGCTACTATCCCTTATTCAAATTTTCTTTTAACCGCATAAAACATGCGGGTGTCAACCTGGTCTTTTTAGCGACTACGCTCGTGTTGAATTTGATCTTCGGTTTTTACACCATTAAGATCTGCCAGTATACCGTTGACCACCACTTCGGGTTACTGAACTGGCTGCAATGGCCGCTTTGGGTGGAAGTGGTCATCGGTGTTTTTATGATGGATTTCTTCGGGCAATATATGCCGCACTGGTTGATGCATAAAGTGAAGTTCATGTGGAAATTCCATATGGTTCACCATAGTGATACCAAGGTAGATGTTACAACAGGAACCCGGCACCACCCGGGTGAGTGGTTGTTCCGTGAAACCGCAGCAATCGTTGGCATCCTGGTGTTGGGACTTCCCGTGGGTATGTATTTTTTATACCGCGGCTGTGCTGCTTTATTTACTCATTTCAACCATGCTAATATCCGTGTGCCCCTGCTGGTTGACAAACCCATCAGCTGGATCTTTGTTTCCCCGAACATGCATAAGGCGCACCACCATTTTCAACGGCCATTGACCGACTCCAATTACAGCAATATTTTTTCTTTGTGGGACCGGTTCTTCGGCACATTTGTTTACGTTGACCCGCATCACCTAAGATATGGTCTGGATGTTCTTGAAGATAGTACCGATGAAAACCTGGACTACCAGTTCAAACTTCCTTTCAACCCCAACATTAAAACAGACTATTAAGATGGGAAAAACAATTGCGATGATTCCGGCAAGATATGATGCTACCCGTTTTCCGGGAAAGCTGATGAAAATGCTGGGGGATAAAACCGTGATCCGGCGGGCCTATGAAAATACACTCGGGACCGGCTTGTTTGACGAAGTTAGTGTGGTCACGGACAGTGAGATTATTTTCGATGAGATCAGTAAGATCGGGGGCATTGTCAGAATGAGTATCGGAACCCACGAAAGCGGAAGTGACCGCATTGCTGAAGCGGTAAAGGATATGGATGTTGACATCATCTTAAATGTGCAGGGCGATATGCCTTTTGTAAAAAAAGGACCCCTGGTTAAACTGCTGGATGTATTTAAGGATCCCGCAGTGCAGGTGGGTTCCCTGATGCAGGAAGTGCACGAAGAATCGGCCATTAAAAATCCCAATGTTGTAAAAGTGGTGGTGGACCGGCAGATGAATTCCTTATTGTTCAGCCGTAGTCCTATTCCATATCCGCGCAGCACCGATATCCCCATTACCTGGTATGAACACGTTGGCGTTTATGCATACAGGAAAGCAGCACTTATGAATTTTACCAAATGGCCAATGACACCTCTGGAATCCGCTGAAAAGATTGAATGTTTGCGTTACCTGGAATATGGGATTCCTTTGAAAATGGTGGTTACAGAATATATGGGTGTAAATATCGATACCCCTGAAGACATGGAAAAAGCACTGCAGTTAATTAACCTTAAATAAACCCTCGTATGAATCAGACTAAACCTTTACTCGCAGAATTTCTGGGAACAGCCTGGCTGGTGTTAGGCGGATGTGGAAGTGCTGTCCTGGCTGCCGCCTTTCCGGCTGTTGGAATTGGTCTTTTAGGTGTTTCGCTGGCTTTTGGATTAACGGTTGTGACCATTGCCTACGCACTAGGACCGATCTCCGGCGCACACCTCAATCCGGCCGTTTCCATTGGATTATGGGCTGCCGGAAAATTTAATGTCGGTTCTTTAGTGGGTTATATTATTGCCCAGGTATTGGGGGGTATTGCTGGTGCCGGAATTTTATATTTAATTGCTTCTGGCCAGGACGGGTTTTCACTAACCGGAGGCTTTGCCGCCAACGGATTTGGGGAACATAGTCCGGGTAAATACAGTATGTCTGCTGCCCTGGTCTGTGAAATAGCGATGACCTTTTTCTTTCTGCTGATCATTCTAGGCGCAACAGCAAAACGTGCCAGCGCCGGATTTGGGGGGTTGGCAATTGGCCTTGGACTTACCCTGATCCACCTTATTAGTATCCCGGTAACCAATACCTCTGTGAATCCGGCTCGCAGCACCAGCCAGGCAATTTTTGTCGGCGATTGGGCTATCGGCCAGCTTTGGTTATTCTGGGTGGCTCCAATTGCCGGGGCTTTATTGGCCGGCTTCGTTTACAAGTATTTCTTCGGGGAGGAATAACCCCGGGTTATTTCTTTTTATATACCGGGACAGTACTGCATGGTTCTCCATACATAATGGTTTTGGCGACCGGTCGCAGGAGGCTGGTTATTTCCAGGTAGGCGAAATCTCCAATGGGGGTTTCGCCACATCCTTTTACCACCACCCGCTTATCCAGGAATTCCTTCGGATCTATTTGCCTGATTCTTTCCAGGAAAAGTTTTTTATGAAAATCATCAGCAGTTCCCAGGAATAATTCCCTGGCATAGGGTTCCAATGCGGCAGCTACCAGCATATATGCCCAAACCGGGATGATGGCATCCGCACTGCAGGTTATCGCCACATACTTATCCTGGTATTGGCTGCAATCGAGATTTTTCATGGCTTCCCTGAAATCTTTTTCTTTCAGGATGAGTTCCATGAAGAGATAATTTTTGAGATCAAACGTCACGATGGTTTCCCGCGGATAATAGGTTTCCAGGTCCAATGTAACCAGTCCGCTTTCTGCCACTTTATTCACAATCACATCTGACATAATGCAGGATTTATATCAATAACAATTTTACAGGTATAAAGTTACGGCCAAAACCAAAAAAGCGGCCGTATGGACCGCTTTTCTGTTATTCTTTCATTTCTCCGTAGATCGTGATGGTCTATAATATTTTAGCCCGTTCATCTTTCACGGTTGCCCCTTTCCGGAGTGATTCTACCGACCTGAAACCACTCATCTGGCGCATCTGCTGCATCTGTGCATTACGCTGTTCATCCGGGTTTACACCACCATCTGCCATTGCAGAAACATTGGTGGATTGAATCACATATACTCCTCCATTTCCGGCAATGGGTACCGAAATCTTGGCCTGGTTGGCTTTATTGAAGGCAGCACCAATTACTTTAGGTTCCTGCCCGATATTTGGTATAAATGGTGCGGAAAATTTAATGCTGTCTGTGTGTTGCACGGTCTGTTGTGTTGCCGTTGCAATCGCATCGAGGGTTGCTGCTGTTCCGATTTTTTTCCTGATCTGCTCTGCTTTTTTCTGGTTCCTGATGATGAATTCAACCTGCGGCCGCGCTTTTGCAACACTCATGGTTCCTGCTGCATTTATTTCAGTAAGTACTGCAACCACATATTTGTCTTCAATATTTACCGGCTCTGATACTTCCCCGATTTTTGCATCATTGATCCATCGAACGAGTTGCCTGCTGGATCCCAAACCGGGGATCATTATATCATTTGGCTTGATCTCCGTTGCAATCAGTTTGGTGAGTTTATTTTTTGCAACAGTTTCATCAAATGCTTTCTGGTTACGGCTTTCCCCGGCGAATTGATTGGCCAGGCCGGATGCCGCATTTTCAGTCTCAGTACTTGGGATGATCGCGCGACTGAGGTAGGCCACTTTATAGGCCTGTTCAAAATTCTTCTGGTTTAAGATCTCTATATAATGGTATCCGAAACTTGTCTTCACCACTTTCTTTTCTCCTGTTGTTCCATAGAAGATAAATTCAGCAAATTCTTTGGCAAGGGTACCAAACTGCTGTGAGCTGAATGAATATTCACCTCCTTTATCCTTACTTCCCTGGTCGTCACTGTATTTAAGCGCCAGGGCTGCAAAATCTGCACCGCCCTTAATAGCGGCCTGTATACTGTCGATCCTTTTTTCTGCGATACTATCCGGTACAGCCTGGTTGCTGATCAGGATGTGTCGGCATTTTACACTATCCGCCAGGGTGCGCTTCCCGATCATTTTTGCGATTACAATATTCCGGGAATCCAGGTAGGGTCCATAAACCACACCATCTGCAAGGTTCCTGATGGTATCTGCATTTGGTACCTGCAATTTTGATTTTACAACATAGCCGTCATAAAATGTCAGTTCACTATTGTTACGCACCAAAAAGGCTGCCGGATCCGGCGCTGCTGCAAAATCAGCGCGAAGGTTGTCGAGGGTTGTTCTCAGCGCATTTGTATCGGCTGCTGTTGGTGCTGCACTGAACGCTACATAACTTATTCCCCGGCTGGCTTCTTGCTTATATTCTTCCTTATGTTTTGAAATATATGCCTCAATATCTGCATCACTTACTTTAACCTCAGCAGCACTGTCACTCACGGTTGAATACGGGACGGCCACAAAATTTACTGCAGCCAGCTGGCTGTTGTCAGCAATGGTCTTTTCTGCCATCCACTTTGGTACATAATAAGTATTACCTAAAAGCGACGCATATTTTTCACGCATCCTGGAATCTACCAGTGCTGGTAAATATACCTCGCTGAAATTCTGCGCCATGGCATTATCCTTTTGCTTCCGTAGGTTAGCTATTGCTGCTTTAGCGGCATTGGCATCATAATTTCCCTGGGCATCTGAAAACTGCTGCCGGATATCCTGCGGCGGATTTGCGCCGAACAACATATCGTCAAGTTCTTTGGGGGTTACGGTAATCCCCAGTTTTTTATATTCAGCATTCAGCACGTTTTCTTCCACGAACTGGTTCCACACCTGTTCCTGGATATTCTGGCGCATGGCCTCATTCATTGGATACCCCTGCTGCTGGTATTGGTTTTCATACTGCTGCACTTTTTTCTGGTATTCAATATATTCTATCTTATTACCGTTGACGGATCCTAAGGTTGTTTCATTTCCTCCTAAAAGTCCGCGACCGCTTTTACCTACAAAAGCGTCCATTAACAGGAATCCCAATAAACTCAGCGCAATTACGCCAAATACCAGCCACGCTGCCTTGTCCCTGATGTTCTGAATGATCGACATGGTTTCTCTTAATTATAATATTATATGGTTGTCCAAAAAATGAGTGGCGAAAATAAGGAAATTCGCCATATGAACAAATTGTGGAAAAGGGTCTCAAAATCGCTACAAATCAGCATTTCAGCCCATATGTAATCGGGCAGCGCCCGAATTTCCTTTTATTATATATATATTATTAACTATATTATTAAAATCAGGTTGTTCCACGTTTATTTTGGCTTGTGAAACCTGTTTACACAACTAATTGTGGAAAGGATGTAAAATTCGTGGATAAGCCAGGCATTTATTCTTTGAAGAAGAGGATAAGTATGGAACAAATAAACCAATTTCCCGGGCGCATTAAAGGAACTGCTAACAAACCATTACTTATACCTTTACTTTACACAGTCCCTGCTAAAATTAATTGTACAGTACTTCTTCATTTCCACAACTGTTAACAAGGCGCATTTGTTGAATGGTACAAAGGGTTTAGTGTTGTTGATTTTTTGTGGATTATGGTGGATAAGCAACTAATTTTGATACCAGCAACTGTTTTAAAATTTATTATCCCCATATCCACAGCCCTAATAATAATAGGTTTATTTTAATAATTATTTATTATAGTATATTACTATGGCAGTTATGAACATCGAATCAGCTTTGACAAATGTCCCGCGCGTCGGTTTCCTCGATATTGAAATTGATCCGCAAATGGATTTGTTCCATGAGATCGAAAGACTTAAAAAGGAAAAGAATGCGATCATACTGGCGCATTACTACCAGGAGCCCGATATCCAGGATGTGGCGGATTATATCGGGGATAGCCTTGGACTGGCTCAACAGGCTGAAAAGACCACTGCAGATATCATTGTTTTTGCCGGTGTCCATTTCATGGCGGAAACAGCCAAGATCCTGAATCCCTCTAAAAAAGTTTTATTGCCTGATCTCAAGGCAGGATGCTCCCTGGCCGATTCTGCACCTGCTGATCTGTTCACAGCGTTTAAAAAGCAGCATCCTAACCATATCGTTATTTCGTACATCAATTGCTCCGCCGAAATAAAAGCACTTAGTGATATCATTTGCACAAGTGGAAATGCAGAAAAAATAATTGATAGTGTTCCTGCTGACCAGCCGATCATTTTTGCACCGGATAAAAACCTTGGGGCCTACCTCAACAAGAAAACCGGCCGCAATATGGTGCTTTGGAATGGTGCCTGTATGGTGCATGAAATTTTCAGCCTTGAAAAAATAACCCGGCTGAAGATCAGGCATCCAAATGCAAAATTGATTGCCCACCCGGAATGTGAAGACCCATTGTTGCGCATTGCGGACTTCATAGGGAGCACAACGCAGCTGCTTAAGTACTCACAGCAGGATTCGTCAAAAGAGTACATTGTTGCGACGGAAACAGGCATTCTGCACCAGATGCAAAAAGCAAGTCCGGATAAAACATTTATTCCGGCTCCTCCTGATAATAGCTGTGCCTGCAATGATTGTCCGCACATGAAATTGAATACCCTGGAAAAATTGTATTTGTGCATGGAATATGAAATTCCTGAAATTTTAATGGATGAATCTTTGCGGCTGGCTGCAAAAAAACCTATTGACCGGATGCTGGAAATCAGCAGGGCCGCTGGTTTGATCGGGTAAGAATGGAAATTAACAGTTGGTGTGGATAATTTTTACTAGGTTTGCAGTTCTGTACATCGCTCCCTCTATTCCGAATCCCACACTTCGTTATTGGTTGGTTCGTTTGTAAGGCAGGTAAAGTAACATCACCAATTGTTAGCCTTACCGTTTTTATCATTTAAATATTTTGTTTTGAATTTTTCGCAATTAGCGGTTATTGAGCCTATTTTAAAGGCGCTGACCGATGCTGGTTATACCCAGCCCACTCCCATCCAGGAAAAAGCTATTCCCGTTGTTTTAGGTAGAAAAGACTTGTTGGCCTGTGCCCAGACCGGTACCGGTAAAACAGCTGGCTTTGCCATTCCTGTCCTTCAACTCCTGAAAGAAGACAAAGAAGCCGGTAAAAGATTTACCGGGATCCAGGTGCTTGTATTAACACCAACCCGTGAACTCGCTATCCAGGTGGAAGAGAGTTTTCGCAACTATGGCAAATACCTTGGATTTACAAGCATGACCATTTTTGGTGGTGTTTCGCAGGTCCCGCAGGTACAAACCTTACAGCGTGGTGTTGATATTTTAATTGCCACACCCGGACGCTTACTTGATTTGTTATCGCAGCATTTAATTTCGTTGAACCATCTCCGTTACTTCATCCTTGATGAGGCCGACCGTATGCTTGACATGGGATTTGTGCACGATGTTAAAAGGGTATTGAAAGTTATTCCGCAACAAAGGCAATCCTTGTTTTTCTCTGCTACAATGCCTGGTGAAATCAGGCAACTGGCGGACACTATTTTAAAAGCTCCGGTCAGCATTGCTGTTAACCCGGTGTCTTCTACGGTAGACCTGATAAGCCAGTATTTGTTCCATGTTGGTAAAGAGGATAAGCGGTTTTTATTAATGAACCTGCTGAATTCTGCTGACATTGAAACTGTACTTGTTTTCACCCGGACTAAATATGGCGCTGATAAAGTGGCCAAATTCCTGGTTCGTGAAGGTGTTCCTGCAGCGGCTATCCATGGGGATAAATCCCAGGGCGCACGCCAGCAGGCATTAAATAATTTCAAGGATGGTAAGATCCGCGTGCTTGTCGCTACGGATATTGCTGCCCGTGGTATTGATATCGATGCCCTGGCCCATGTCATTAATTTTGATGTTCCCAATGTGGCCGAAACCTATGTTCACCGTATTGGCCGGACCGGCCGTGCTGGTGCAACCGGAACCGCCATATCTTTTTGTGAGCCCGAAGAAAGGGCTTACGTAAGGGATATCGAAAAACTGATCGGAAAGAAAATACCCGTTCGGCAGGTGACGCAGGCCGCAGCGATTTAAGATAAGTGAATAAGTGAATAGGTCAATAGGTGAATGGTTTAATCTATTCACCTATTGACCTATTCACTTATTGACCCATTCACTTTTTCCCCATAAATGTTTGATCCCCAACCCCTTATCTCCCCATATACACCATCAGTATCTGCACATCACTCGGATTGATGCCCGATATACGGCTGGCTTGTCCAAGGGTTCTTGGCCGGATCTTTTTTAGTTTTTCCCGGGCTTCATTGCTGATGGAGGCTATTTTGGAATAATCAAAGCTTTCCGGTATTTCCAGGCTTTCCATTTGGTTCATACGACCCACCAGTTCTTTTTCTTTTTCTATATAGACATCATATTTCAGTTGGATCTCCGCCTGTTCATAAGCGGCAGTACCCAGGTTACTGAGGGCCTCTTTTAGTCTCGGGACAGCAGTGATCATATCTTTCAGGTTGATATTGGGACGTAGCAACAATTGTGCAGCCCTTTGCTTTTGCGTGATGGCTGCAGAGTTTTGCGCTTCCAGGAAAGTATTCACCTCAGCTGGCTCAAAAGCGAAGGATTGCAATACAACTTTCACTTCTTCTGTGTCGGCCTTTTTCCTGAACACCCGGTCCATTCTTTCCTGGCTGGCCAATCCCATCCGGTAACTTTTTTCAGTCAACCGGATGTCTGCATTGTCCTGCCTTAATAAGGTGCGGAATTCAGCCCTGCTGGTAAACATGCGGTATGGTTCTTCGGTACCCTTACTGATCAGGTCATCAATCAACACCCCAATATAGGCATCACTTCTTTTCAGGATGAAAGGGTCTTCTTCCCGGACTTTAAGATGTGCATTAATACCAGCCATTAATCCCTGGCAGGCGGCTTCCTCATATCCCGTAGTACCGTTGATCTGCCCGGCAAAGAACAGATTTTGGATCAGTTTGGTTTCCAGGGAATAGGTCAATTGGGTTGGCGGGAAATAATCGTATTCAATGGCATAACCCGGACGGAACATTTTAGCCTGTTCAAATCCGGGGATAGATACCAGGGCTTTATATTGTACATCTTCGGGTAAAGAGGTCGAAAACCCGTTTACATAGATTTCTACCGTATTCCACCCTTCTGGTTCAACGAAAATCTGGTGTCGCTCCCGGTCTGCAAAGCGGTTGATTTTATCTTCAATACTTGGGCAATACCTGGGGCCAACCCCTTCAATACGGCCGGTATACATGGGACTGCGGTCAAACCCGGTCTTCAGGAGTTCATGTGTCCTGGGATTGGTGTAGGTAATATGGCAACTCCGCTGCTGTTCTGGTCGGATGGTTTCTATATCCAGGTAGGAAAAACCAACAATAGTATCGTCTCCTGCCTGCGGTTCCATTTTTGAATAATCCAGGCTCCGGCCGTCAATACGGGGTGGTGTACCGGTTTTTAGGCGGTCGGACTCAAACCCTAATTCGACGAGTTGCTCGGTAATACCGGTCGCCGCTTTTTCAGCGACCCGCCCACCCCCAAAAGTCTTTTCCCCGATATGGATGATCCCGTTCAGGAAGGTTCCGCTCGTTACAACCACCGCTTTAGAAGAGATTTCATGCCCTAATCCGGTGATAACCCCGGCTGCCCGGCCATCCCTGATCAGCAAACCCTTTACCATATCCTGGTAAAAATCAACGTTAGGCGTTTGTTCCAGCATTTCGCGCCAGGTGGCGGCAAATAACATCCGGTCACTTTGGGCCCTTGGACTCCACATAGCCGGACCCTTAGACAGGTTTAACATCCTGAATTGGATCATGCTTTTATCCGTCACAATCCCTGAATAGCCGCCAATGGCA comes from Flavihumibacter fluvii and encodes:
- a CDS encoding regulatory protein RecX, with the protein product MAYSKSISPEQALQKARHYCGYQERCHQEVKEKLYGFGLYKNQVEQLLSQLIEEDYLNEERFAIQFAGGKFRMKSWGRNRIQNELKQRQVSEYCIKKALKEISEEDYRAALEKVAQKKWESLSTAGRQEQIKKTQDYLLYKGYEWPVIQETLKKLGGKADG
- the dnaN gene encoding DNA polymerase III subunit beta yields the protein MKFIVSSSALLKQLQQISGVINANTVLPILEDFLFEIDKNKLNVVATDLETVMRVQMDIEAKESGRVCIPAKILIDSLKNIADQPLTFTIDKNFGIEITSDNGKYKVMGENPDNFPKEPSADDTTSFEMSSSALVTGINKTLFAVSSDDLRPAMTGVFFELDKNFIQFVATDAHRLVRYKRTDVKCKKNETFIVPKKPLNILKSALPDNDDVLTVSYNSNHLFVTHGNTQMSCRLIDARFPDYKVVIPVDNPYKMVVTKTDFQGALRRVSVFSNKSTNQVVLNITGSELQLAAQDIDFSFEGTERMKCQYDGEDLSIAFNARFLIEMLNAADSDEVRMELSTPTKAGIIKPMEADENEELLMLVMPLMLNA
- a CDS encoding DUF2007 domain-containing protein, yielding MMFSQIRSYDNYIVANLQLNLLKDHGISCYLQDEHTITIDPLLSPAIGGMKLMVVDNDMEKASELLDSVEDDYLKTVACPVCHHTSLEKITHVDHPTGFWPKLKNRLIGGSPASFKTYYHCTSCDQTFSSLPV
- a CDS encoding sterol desaturase family protein; this translates as MEKFMEYWSHIPSAHRVLILMGGMIFFWLLEGYYPLFKFSFNRIKHAGVNLVFLATTLVLNLIFGFYTIKICQYTVDHHFGLLNWLQWPLWVEVVIGVFMMDFFGQYMPHWLMHKVKFMWKFHMVHHSDTKVDVTTGTRHHPGEWLFRETAAIVGILVLGLPVGMYFLYRGCAALFTHFNHANIRVPLLVDKPISWIFVSPNMHKAHHHFQRPLTDSNYSNIFSLWDRFFGTFVYVDPHHLRYGLDVLEDSTDENLDYQFKLPFNPNIKTDY
- the kdsB gene encoding 3-deoxy-manno-octulosonate cytidylyltransferase, which encodes MGKTIAMIPARYDATRFPGKLMKMLGDKTVIRRAYENTLGTGLFDEVSVVTDSEIIFDEISKIGGIVRMSIGTHESGSDRIAEAVKDMDVDIILNVQGDMPFVKKGPLVKLLDVFKDPAVQVGSLMQEVHEESAIKNPNVVKVVVDRQMNSLLFSRSPIPYPRSTDIPITWYEHVGVYAYRKAALMNFTKWPMTPLESAEKIECLRYLEYGIPLKMVVTEYMGVNIDTPEDMEKALQLINLK
- the aqpZ gene encoding aquaporin Z, with translation MNQTKPLLAEFLGTAWLVLGGCGSAVLAAAFPAVGIGLLGVSLAFGLTVVTIAYALGPISGAHLNPAVSIGLWAAGKFNVGSLVGYIIAQVLGGIAGAGILYLIASGQDGFSLTGGFAANGFGEHSPGKYSMSAALVCEIAMTFFFLLIILGATAKRASAGFGGLAIGLGLTLIHLISIPVTNTSVNPARSTSQAIFVGDWAIGQLWLFWVAPIAGALLAGFVYKYFFGEE
- a CDS encoding DUF2480 family protein, coding for MSDVIVNKVAESGLVTLDLETYYPRETIVTFDLKNYLFMELILKEKDFREAMKNLDCSQYQDKYVAITCSADAIIPVWAYMLVAAALEPYARELFLGTADDFHKKLFLERIRQIDPKEFLDKRVVVKGCGETPIGDFAYLEITSLLRPVAKTIMYGEPCSTVPVYKKK
- a CDS encoding SurA N-terminal domain-containing protein, which codes for MSIIQNIRDKAAWLVFGVIALSLLGFLLMDAFVGKSGRGLLGGNETTLGSVNGNKIEYIEYQKKVQQYENQYQQQGYPMNEAMRQNIQEQVWNQFVEENVLNAEYKKLGITVTPKELDDMLFGANPPQDIRQQFSDAQGNYDANAAKAAIANLRKQKDNAMAQNFSEVYLPALVDSRMREKYASLLGNTYYVPKWMAEKTIADNSQLAAVNFVAVPYSTVSDSAAEVKVSDADIEAYISKHKEEYKQEASRGISYVAFSAAPTAADTNALRTTLDNLRADFAAAPDPAAFLVRNNSELTFYDGYVVKSKLQVPNADTIRNLADGVVYGPYLDSRNIVIAKMIGKRTLADSVKCRHILISNQAVPDSIAEKRIDSIQAAIKGGADFAALALKYSDDQGSKDKGGEYSFSSQQFGTLAKEFAEFIFYGTTGEKKVVKTSFGYHYIEILNQKNFEQAYKVAYLSRAIIPSTETENAASGLANQFAGESRNQKAFDETVAKNKLTKLIATEIKPNDIMIPGLGSSRQLVRWINDAKIGEVSEPVNIEDKYVVAVLTEINAAGTMSVAKARPQVEFIIRNQKKAEQIRKKIGTAATLDAIATATQQTVQHTDSIKFSAPFIPNIGQEPKVIGAAFNKANQAKISVPIAGNGGVYVIQSTNVSAMADGGVNPDEQRNAQMQQMRQMSGFRSVESLRKGATVKDERAKIL
- the nadA gene encoding quinolinate synthase NadA, with the translated sequence MNIESALTNVPRVGFLDIEIDPQMDLFHEIERLKKEKNAIILAHYYQEPDIQDVADYIGDSLGLAQQAEKTTADIIVFAGVHFMAETAKILNPSKKVLLPDLKAGCSLADSAPADLFTAFKKQHPNHIVISYINCSAEIKALSDIICTSGNAEKIIDSVPADQPIIFAPDKNLGAYLNKKTGRNMVLWNGACMVHEIFSLEKITRLKIRHPNAKLIAHPECEDPLLRIADFIGSTTQLLKYSQQDSSKEYIVATETGILHQMQKASPDKTFIPAPPDNSCACNDCPHMKLNTLEKLYLCMEYEIPEILMDESLRLAAKKPIDRMLEISRAAGLIG
- a CDS encoding DEAD/DEAH box helicase, which produces MNFSQLAVIEPILKALTDAGYTQPTPIQEKAIPVVLGRKDLLACAQTGTGKTAGFAIPVLQLLKEDKEAGKRFTGIQVLVLTPTRELAIQVEESFRNYGKYLGFTSMTIFGGVSQVPQVQTLQRGVDILIATPGRLLDLLSQHLISLNHLRYFILDEADRMLDMGFVHDVKRVLKVIPQQRQSLFFSATMPGEIRQLADTILKAPVSIAVNPVSSTVDLISQYLFHVGKEDKRFLLMNLLNSADIETVLVFTRTKYGADKVAKFLVREGVPAAAIHGDKSQGARQQALNNFKDGKIRVLVATDIAARGIDIDALAHVINFDVPNVAETYVHRIGRTGRAGATGTAISFCEPEERAYVRDIEKLIGKKIPVRQVTQAAAI